The Zonotrichia albicollis isolate bZonAlb1 chromosome 6, bZonAlb1.hap1, whole genome shotgun sequence genome window below encodes:
- the PSMA1 gene encoding proteasome subunit alpha type-1, whose product MTRGASGAACPLPSQSARCPRRPEPPPARRTMFRNQYDNDVTVWSPQGRIHQIEYAMEAVKQGSATVGLKSKTHAVLVALKRAQSELAAHQKKILYVDNHIGISIAGLTADARLLCNFMRQECLDSRFVFDRPLPVSRLVSLIGSKTQIPTQRYGRRPYGVGLLIAGYDDMGPHIFQTCPSANYFDCKAMSIGARSQSARTYLERHMTEFTDCNLNELVKHGLRALRETLPAEQDLTTKNVSIGIVGKDMEFTIYDDDDVAPFLEGLEERPQRKPVPPVEETVEKAEEPMEH is encoded by the exons ATGACTCGGGGAGCGTCTGGCGCTGCCTGCCCGCTCCCGTCCCAGAGCGCTCGCTGCCCGCGccgcccggagccgccgccggcACGCAGGACCATG TTTCGCAACCAGTATGACAATGATGTCACGGTTTGGAGCCCGCAG GGCCGAATTCATCAGATAGAATATGCCATGGAAGCAGTGAAACAAGGCTCAGCTACTGTGGGGCTGAAGTCAAAAACTCACGCTGTCCTGGTGGCTCTCAAG AGAGCACagtctgagctggcagctcatcagaaaaaaatcctgtatgTTGACAACCATATTGGTATCTCCATTGCTGGACTCACTGCCGATGCAAGACTCTTGTG CAATTTCATGCGTCAAGAGTGTTTGGATTCCAGATTTGTGTTTGATAGACCCCTCCCAGTTTCTCGCCTAGTGTCACTAATTGGAAGCA AAACCCAGATTCCAACTCAGCGCTATGGCAGGAGGCCCTATGGAGTGGGACTGCTCATCGCAGGCTATGAT GATATGGGTCCTCACATCTTCCAGACTTGTCCCTCTGCAAACTACTTTGACTGCAAAGCAATGTCCATTGGTGCTCGTTCACAGTCAGCACGAACTTACTTGGAGAGGCACATGACTGAGTTCACTGACT GTAATCTGAATGAGCTAGTTAAACATGGACTgcgagccctgagagagactcTTCCTGCTGAACAGGATCTGACCACCAAG AATGTTTCAATTGGGATTGTGGGCAAAGACATGGAGTTTACCAtctatgatgatgatgatgtagCACCATTCCTAGAAGGTCTTGAGGAAAGACCACAGAGAAAG CCGGTTCCGCCTGTTGAAGAAACCGTGGAGAAGGCAGAGGAGCCCATGGAGCACTAG